In one Bacillus thuringiensis genomic region, the following are encoded:
- a CDS encoding cation:proton antiporter regulatory subunit produces the protein MNIRESELPGIGCKFEVITKGNEKVVIVIHDDGRREMYHFDADHEESISSVSLRDSEARQIAAILGGMVYRPQALDTIEMAFEGLSIEWFKVENNAPVVQKTIGSLHVRNTYNVTIIAILKKNMKKFFNPGPDSIIEAGDMLVLSGERHEVKRIINELLSVGGDS, from the coding sequence ATGAATATTAGAGAGAGTGAACTGCCGGGTATTGGATGTAAGTTTGAAGTGATTACAAAAGGTAATGAAAAGGTGGTTATCGTTATTCATGATGATGGCCGAAGAGAAATGTACCATTTTGATGCTGATCATGAGGAGAGTATTTCAAGCGTCTCTCTTCGTGATTCCGAAGCGAGACAAATTGCAGCTATATTGGGCGGAATGGTATATAGACCACAAGCTTTAGATACAATTGAAATGGCTTTTGAAGGATTATCAATTGAGTGGTTTAAGGTGGAAAATAATGCACCAGTCGTACAAAAAACAATTGGTAGTTTACATGTCCGAAACACATATAACGTAACGATTATTGCCATTTTGAAAAAAAATATGAAGAAATTCTTTAATCCAGGTCCAGATTCTATCATTGAAGCTGGTGATATGCTCGTATTATCAGGCGAGAGACATGAAGTAAAAAGAATTATTAATGAGTTGCTTTCAGTAGGAGGGGATTCATAA
- a CDS encoding tyrosine-type recombinase/integrase encodes MEVVEPLKDISQIEAMKKYLKEHSQRDYLLFVMGINTGLKITELLSMKFEDVLNEDGTVKEFYTLPVKDEKFKQDIYLNTKVKKALLDYVQSIGVKRENYVFQSNKTPNSITRQQAYRVIHNAAEAVGVVGKIGTNSMRKTFGFHAYKRGIAIALLQKHFHHATPSETLKYLGISKDEPFKTEIDVDL; translated from the coding sequence ATGGAAGTTGTAGAGCCATTAAAAGATATAAGCCAAATTGAGGCTATGAAAAAATATTTAAAAGAGCACTCCCAGCGAGATTATCTTTTATTTGTTATGGGAATTAACACAGGATTAAAAATTACAGAACTACTTAGTATGAAATTTGAAGATGTATTAAATGAAGATGGGACTGTTAAAGAGTTTTATACTCTTCCTGTGAAAGATGAAAAATTTAAACAAGATATTTATTTAAATACAAAAGTAAAAAAAGCGCTTTTAGATTACGTACAATCTATTGGCGTTAAAAGAGAAAATTACGTATTTCAATCTAATAAAACGCCAAATTCAATTACGCGCCAACAAGCGTATCGTGTAATTCATAATGCTGCAGAAGCAGTTGGAGTTGTTGGTAAGATCGGAACAAATTCAATGCGAAAAACGTTTGGATTTCATGCGTACAAAAGAGGGATAGCGATTGCGTTATTGCAAAAACATTTCCATCACGCAACTCCATCAGAGACGCTAAAGTATTTAGGTATCTCAAAGGATGAGCCCTTTAAAACGGAGATTGATGTCGATTTATAA
- a CDS encoding FtsX-like permease family protein, translating into MLFKLSMSGLKSKLKDYIVLLVGLVMSISIFYMFQTLALNEAFLKENSTIGQIGFVFQAGSFLLAIITFFYILYANSFLLSLRQKEFGMYMMLGAKKHKVTLLMFIETIVLGAASLAIGIIVGVGLAEGIGQLLMKQLEFAGKGYKAFYLPSMTVTCIFFFALFVLSAIMNSIKLSRISVLQLVHADAQTERVAVKGKMTGVVAFLAVILLGMGYASMIYMEKLREMGIIIALITTTAGTYMLFGSLLPVFIKKLKGNKKRSEKGLNAFTFAQLNFRINSLTKVLATVAMLVALGAGAISGGMAFKNNVIKMVDGLVIYDSVVHNPTAEEKKVLDGITFKEKNEYRYKVDNKYVYYVKEDLEKNRPLVRDMAKMKSMKDLVNTKKVSAELPVGAVSREMNEKDANAKALPEEWDEAFRTIQPFYVHEDHAIKIVDQKMYDTVNGKEGIVFTGKTDDFEAHIKEWKKLDELQLDKYKNIAIERLDSKYRAYDMFYGVASGTVFMGFFLGIAFLAMMASCLMFKILSGASKDITRYQMLRKIGVRRELLTKSIYKELFLVFLFPAIVGIAHVLVGMNIFGFILIDPYFRIWVPIVIFVVIYTIYYFITVQLYKGIVLPKED; encoded by the coding sequence ATGTTATTTAAACTTTCCATGTCAGGGCTAAAAAGTAAGCTGAAAGATTATATCGTCTTACTTGTTGGTCTTGTCATGTCCATTTCAATTTTTTATATGTTCCAAACATTAGCGTTAAATGAGGCCTTCCTTAAGGAAAATTCTACTATTGGTCAAATTGGATTTGTATTCCAAGCAGGTTCATTTTTACTAGCTATTATAACGTTCTTCTATATTTTATATGCGAACTCTTTCTTACTATCTCTTCGTCAAAAAGAGTTTGGTATGTATATGATGTTAGGAGCAAAAAAGCATAAAGTTACATTACTTATGTTTATCGAAACAATCGTACTAGGTGCTGCGTCTCTTGCGATTGGTATTATAGTTGGAGTAGGCCTTGCAGAAGGTATCGGACAGCTATTAATGAAACAATTAGAATTTGCTGGTAAAGGCTATAAAGCATTTTATTTACCATCAATGACTGTTACTTGCATCTTCTTCTTTGCACTATTTGTATTATCCGCAATTATGAACAGTATTAAATTATCACGTATTTCTGTACTGCAACTTGTACATGCAGATGCACAAACAGAACGTGTTGCGGTAAAAGGAAAAATGACAGGTGTAGTTGCATTCCTTGCGGTTATTTTATTAGGAATGGGCTATGCATCAATGATTTACATGGAAAAACTAAGAGAAATGGGAATCATTATTGCATTAATTACAACAACAGCTGGTACTTACATGCTGTTTGGATCACTTCTCCCAGTCTTTATTAAAAAGTTAAAGGGTAATAAAAAGCGTAGTGAAAAAGGACTTAACGCTTTTACATTTGCACAATTAAATTTCCGTATTAATAGCCTAACAAAGGTACTTGCAACAGTAGCGATGTTAGTTGCTCTTGGAGCCGGTGCAATTTCAGGTGGTATGGCGTTTAAAAATAACGTTATAAAAATGGTTGATGGTTTAGTAATTTACGATTCAGTTGTTCATAATCCAACAGCTGAAGAAAAGAAAGTTTTAGACGGTATTACATTTAAAGAGAAAAATGAATATCGTTACAAAGTTGATAATAAATATGTTTACTATGTAAAAGAAGATTTAGAGAAAAATCGTCCTTTAGTAAGAGATATGGCAAAGATGAAATCGATGAAGGATTTAGTGAACACGAAGAAAGTTTCAGCAGAACTGCCAGTAGGTGCAGTTTCTAGAGAAATGAATGAAAAAGATGCGAATGCTAAAGCACTTCCAGAAGAATGGGATGAGGCTTTTAGAACAATCCAGCCATTCTATGTACATGAAGATCATGCAATTAAAATTGTAGATCAAAAAATGTACGATACTGTAAATGGTAAAGAAGGAATTGTATTTACTGGAAAAACAGATGATTTTGAAGCACACATAAAAGAATGGAAAAAACTTGACGAGTTGCAACTAGATAAATATAAAAATATAGCAATTGAAAGATTAGATAGTAAATATCGAGCTTACGACATGTTCTATGGCGTTGCGAGCGGAACAGTATTTATGGGCTTCTTCCTTGGAATTGCTTTCTTAGCAATGATGGCAAGTTGTCTTATGTTTAAAATTCTTTCTGGTGCATCAAAAGATATTACGCGTTATCAAATGCTTCGTAAAATCGGGGTGCGCCGTGAATTATTAACAAAATCAATTTATAAAGAGTTATTCTTAGTATTCCTATTCCCAGCAATTGTAGGTATTGCACACGTATTAGTTGGTATGAATATTTTCGGATTTATTTTAATCGATCCGTACTTCCGTATTTGGGTGCCAATTGTAATTTTTGTAGTTATTTACACGATTTATTACTTCATTACAGTTCAATTGTATAAAGGAATTGTTCTTCCTAAGGAAGATTAA
- a CDS encoding ABC transporter ATP-binding protein, translating into MTKPVVDVKNVQKVYGKKGENQSHALKGVSFSIQEGEFVGIMGPSGSGKTTLLNVISTLDKATGGVVEIAGTDITKMKQGELSDFRSQKLGFIFQDFNLLENLSIYENIALPLSLQGVPSRNIGPKVEKVADMLGITEILQKYPSEVSGGQKQRSAAARALVHEPAIILGDEPTGALDSKNAASLLDAMTNLNKDQGVSIMMVTHDPYSASYCQRILFIQDGELYKEIHRGGTREEFYKEILDVLADLGTQKA; encoded by the coding sequence ATGACGAAACCAGTTGTAGACGTGAAAAACGTTCAAAAAGTTTACGGTAAAAAAGGTGAGAATCAATCACACGCGTTAAAAGGTGTTTCATTCTCAATTCAAGAGGGTGAGTTTGTAGGGATTATGGGACCATCTGGTTCTGGTAAAACGACATTATTAAATGTAATTTCAACGCTGGATAAAGCAACGGGCGGCGTTGTTGAAATTGCAGGTACGGATATTACAAAAATGAAACAAGGTGAGCTTTCAGATTTCCGTTCACAAAAGTTAGGATTCATCTTCCAAGATTTTAATTTATTAGAAAACTTATCTATTTATGAAAACATCGCACTTCCACTTTCCTTGCAAGGTGTTCCATCACGTAACATTGGACCAAAAGTCGAGAAAGTAGCGGATATGTTAGGAATTACAGAAATACTTCAAAAGTACCCATCTGAAGTATCTGGTGGGCAAAAGCAACGTTCGGCAGCAGCGCGTGCTTTAGTGCATGAGCCTGCAATTATTTTAGGGGACGAGCCAACAGGAGCGCTTGATTCTAAAAATGCAGCGAGTTTACTTGATGCGATGACAAACTTAAATAAAGATCAAGGCGTATCTATTATGATGGTTACACATGATCCGTATAGTGCAAGTTACTGCCAGCGTATTTTATTCATTCAAGATGGTGAGCTATATAAAGAAATTCATCGAGGCGGTACACGTGAAGAGTTTTATAAAGAAATTTTAGACGTGCTTGCAGACTTAGGCACACAAAAAGCATAA
- a CDS encoding DUF418 domain-containing protein: MRNNITNKRIDELDYIRGFALLGIILVNILALLNIKIPDPNTVDASYQRFLYLFVEGRFFSIFSFLFGVGFYIFISRAIAKGKNGYILFLRRLVALFIFGLIHYMFQPGEALTLYAICGLIVLPFYKAKKQVNLVIGLILTIVFSVMGVKELLPLGLILLGLAAGQYRVFENLTQNIKKVAIFTGVMFVLSVVAVWYQYGHVPADPFVNMILMNEDGTMDAASQFLKIGVTVGPIISAFYVGALILLLQLKPVQTLLAPLKYYGRMALTNYIGQTAMILIAGSVFNFAGNLTYMQTLYVCIAIYAIQIVFSMIWMKIFKMGPLEWIWRVITYWTVTPLKK, translated from the coding sequence ATGAGGAACAATATTACAAATAAACGAATTGATGAGTTAGATTACATTCGTGGCTTCGCACTACTGGGGATTATTTTAGTAAATATTCTTGCACTACTTAACATTAAAATTCCAGATCCTAATACAGTAGATGCCAGCTATCAAAGGTTTCTATACTTATTTGTAGAAGGTCGTTTCTTCTCAATTTTCTCATTCTTATTTGGAGTAGGATTCTATATCTTTATCTCTAGAGCAATTGCGAAGGGGAAGAATGGATATATTCTATTTCTACGCCGCTTAGTGGCACTATTTATTTTCGGTTTGATTCATTACATGTTTCAGCCTGGAGAAGCATTAACGTTATATGCAATTTGCGGGTTAATCGTTTTGCCATTTTATAAAGCGAAAAAACAAGTGAACTTAGTTATTGGTCTTATTTTAACAATTGTTTTTAGTGTAATGGGTGTTAAAGAACTATTACCACTTGGCTTAATTTTATTAGGACTTGCTGCAGGACAATATCGTGTATTTGAAAATCTCACGCAGAATATAAAGAAAGTCGCTATTTTTACAGGTGTTATGTTTGTTTTAAGTGTCGTAGCTGTATGGTATCAATACGGGCACGTGCCTGCTGATCCATTTGTAAATATGATACTAATGAATGAAGATGGAACAATGGACGCTGCAAGCCAATTTTTAAAAATTGGTGTTACAGTGGGACCAATCATTTCAGCTTTCTATGTTGGAGCGTTAATTTTATTACTTCAATTAAAACCAGTTCAAACATTATTAGCACCACTGAAATATTATGGACGTATGGCGTTAACAAATTATATTGGACAAACTGCAATGATTTTAATTGCCGGTAGTGTATTTAACTTTGCAGGAAACTTAACATACATGCAGACGTTATATGTGTGTATCGCAATTTATGCGATTCAAATTGTATTTAGTATGATTTGGATGAAAATCTTTAAGATGGGTCCACTAGAATGGATTTGGCGTGTTATTACGTATTGGACGGTAACACCTTTAAAGAAATAA
- a CDS encoding YtzC family protein has product MAERQSLESYITQAEQAVEYAKEQLDQGMRQEHYNTMEYSDAQLQLEQAYNDLQTMQQHANDEQREQLNRARMAIRQLQHQMIITPH; this is encoded by the coding sequence ATGGCAGAGCGTCAATCACTTGAATCGTATATTACACAAGCGGAACAAGCGGTGGAATATGCGAAAGAACAATTAGACCAAGGCATGAGACAAGAGCATTACAATACGATGGAGTATTCGGATGCGCAGTTACAATTAGAACAAGCATATAACGATTTACAAACGATGCAACAACATGCGAATGATGAGCAACGTGAGCAGTTAAATAGAGCACGTATGGCAATTCGCCAATTGCAACATCAAATGATTATTACACCCCACTAA
- a CDS encoding TIGR01212 family radical SAM protein (This family includes YhcC from E. coli K-12, an uncharacterized radical SAM protein.) yields the protein MKVQNPFPYTNDNKRYHTWNYHLRNEFGEKIFKVSLDAGFDCPNRDGTVAYGGCTFCSAAGSGDFAGNRRDDVITQYHEMKEKMRSKWKDGKCIAYFQAYTNTHAPLEVLKEKFEPLLAEKDVVGLSIATRPDCLPDDVVAYLADLNKRTYLWVELGLQTVHERTANLINRAHDYPSYVEGVNKLRKHGIRVCSHIINGLPLEDYDMMMETAREVAKLDVQGIKIHLLHLLKGTPMVKQYEKGQLEFLSLEDYVNLVVDQLEIIPEDVIVHRITGDGPPDLMIGPMWSLNKWEVLNSIDAEFVRRGSWQGKYANEEKQK from the coding sequence ATGAAGGTTCAAAACCCTTTTCCATATACAAACGACAATAAACGTTATCATACATGGAATTACCATTTACGAAATGAATTTGGTGAAAAAATCTTTAAAGTTTCATTAGATGCTGGCTTCGATTGCCCGAACCGTGATGGTACAGTTGCTTATGGCGGTTGTACATTTTGCAGTGCTGCTGGATCTGGTGACTTCGCTGGCAATCGCCGCGATGATGTTATAACGCAATATCATGAAATGAAAGAAAAAATGCGCTCAAAGTGGAAAGACGGAAAATGTATCGCTTATTTCCAGGCGTACACAAATACACATGCACCACTTGAAGTGTTAAAAGAAAAATTCGAACCGCTTCTAGCAGAAAAAGACGTTGTCGGTCTTTCTATCGCAACTCGTCCAGATTGTTTACCAGACGATGTTGTTGCATATTTAGCGGACTTAAATAAACGCACATACCTTTGGGTTGAACTCGGACTACAAACTGTTCATGAACGAACTGCAAACCTTATTAACCGCGCTCACGATTATCCGTCTTATGTGGAAGGTGTAAATAAATTACGCAAGCATGGTATTCGAGTTTGCTCTCATATTATTAACGGCCTTCCACTTGAAGATTACGACATGATGATGGAAACAGCTCGTGAAGTTGCGAAGCTTGATGTACAAGGAATTAAAATCCACTTACTTCACTTATTAAAAGGAACACCAATGGTGAAACAATATGAAAAAGGACAACTAGAATTCCTTTCTCTTGAGGATTACGTAAATCTCGTTGTTGACCAACTTGAAATTATTCCAGAAGACGTAATTGTGCACCGTATCACAGGTGACGGTCCACCTGATTTAATGATTGGTCCAATGTGGAGCTTAAATAAATGGGAAGTATTAAATTCCATTGATGCAGAATTTGTACGCCGCGGAAGCTGGCAAGGAAAATATGCAAATGAGGAGAAACAAAAATGA
- a CDS encoding class I SAM-dependent methyltransferase, producing MKLERVLPFARTLLQTAVKEGDYAVDATLGNGHDTCFLAEIVGDNGKVFGFDIQKEAIESSTTRLKEKELFERTVLVHDSHDTLLSVLPEGAKGKVTGAIFNLGYLPGGDKHIVTKPNSTISAIEQLLEVMTPQGIIVLVIYHGHPEGQVERDAVLKFAEELDQKQAHVLRYGFINQQNNPPFIVAIEKR from the coding sequence ATGAAATTAGAACGTGTATTACCGTTTGCTCGCACTCTCTTGCAAACGGCAGTAAAAGAAGGCGATTACGCTGTAGATGCAACTTTAGGAAACGGCCATGACACTTGCTTCCTAGCTGAAATCGTTGGCGATAACGGAAAAGTATTTGGATTTGATATTCAAAAAGAGGCGATTGAAAGCTCAACAACTCGTCTAAAAGAAAAAGAACTTTTCGAACGTACTGTTTTAGTTCATGATAGTCACGATACACTCCTATCCGTATTACCAGAAGGTGCAAAAGGAAAAGTAACAGGCGCAATTTTCAACTTAGGTTACCTTCCTGGCGGAGACAAACATATCGTCACAAAACCGAACTCAACAATTTCAGCAATTGAACAATTACTAGAAGTAATGACGCCTCAAGGTATCATCGTCCTTGTCATTTACCACGGACATCCAGAAGGACAAGTAGAACGCGACGCTGTTCTCAAATTCGCGGAAGAACTAGACCAAAAACAAGCTCACGTACTGCGATATGGCTTCATTAACCAGCAAAATAACCCACCATTTATTGTGGCGATTGAGAAACGATAA
- a CDS encoding aspartate/glutamate racemase family protein: protein MIGILAGMGPKSTGPFVDTVVANCQTIYGAKHDMEFPHMMIYSCPTPFYMDRPIDHGAMKKAIIDGAQKLESTGVSFIAMPCNTAHLYFEELQRSLSIPILNIVDETLQAIPKNTKRVALLATEATIQAGIYQDGIAKRNIEYIHYEKWQTMINQIITYIKSGEVEEARKLWSALVVQLKDEVATAIIACTDLNVVASEDFVDSSQCLAKAVVRMYLSNIKRSS from the coding sequence ATGATTGGAATACTAGCAGGAATGGGACCAAAATCGACTGGGCCATTCGTCGATACAGTTGTAGCAAATTGCCAAACAATATACGGAGCAAAGCATGATATGGAATTTCCTCATATGATGATTTATTCATGTCCAACACCGTTTTACATGGATCGCCCTATTGATCACGGAGCGATGAAAAAAGCGATTATTGACGGAGCACAAAAACTTGAAAGTACTGGCGTAAGCTTTATTGCCATGCCGTGTAATACGGCGCATCTTTATTTTGAAGAATTACAGCGTTCGCTTTCTATCCCGATTTTAAATATAGTCGATGAAACGTTACAAGCAATTCCTAAAAATACAAAAAGAGTCGCTCTTCTCGCAACAGAAGCGACAATCCAGGCTGGTATTTATCAAGACGGGATTGCAAAACGTAATATAGAGTACATTCATTATGAAAAATGGCAAACGATGATTAATCAAATTATTACGTATATTAAAAGCGGAGAAGTTGAAGAAGCTCGCAAATTATGGAGCGCACTCGTTGTGCAGTTGAAGGATGAAGTAGCTACCGCAATTATCGCATGTACTGATTTGAATGTTGTGGCTAGTGAGGATTTTGTTGATTCTTCTCAATGTCTTGCGAAAGCGGTTGTTAGGATGTACTTATCAAATATAAAGAGATCTTCATAA
- a CDS encoding PepSY-associated TM helix domain-containing protein, protein MKVNCSLHYIFWRWHFYAGLFITPLLITLSLSGIGYLFREEVEDLIYKDLYFGKSAQTESISMADSISLTEKKYPHYSVAKISKFNGDYNTRLTIANEYTGQQKYVYLDSNNQIVGDQNASETFANIMRELHSSLLVGGTVINYTVELAACWTIFLIVTGLYMSIRQFKNTPVSNKREKAKRRHSIIGIIFTIPLVLLVASGLPWSGFMGNQIYKIASSNESLGYPKLYMAPPESKVKELPWATRKAAPPESDSNEPKAISVDELQKGIEIKKPYVISLPADPKGVFTVSKSSGSGITGMHVAPNEEITAYFNQYSGELISKTDYRDYGLLAQWFTYGIPLHEGHLFGWPNKILCLLTTLSLLLLIYYGVKMWLARKPKGKLAAPPKQRDKKSIFVFFIMMVILGAVMPLFGLSVLVIFAIELLIYVFSKIRS, encoded by the coding sequence ATGAAAGTAAATTGTTCGCTTCATTACATTTTTTGGCGTTGGCATTTTTATGCTGGGCTTTTTATTACGCCGCTTCTTATTACGTTGTCACTGAGTGGCATTGGGTATTTATTTCGGGAAGAGGTTGAAGATTTAATCTATAAAGATTTATATTTTGGGAAGAGCGCCCAAACAGAATCTATTTCGATGGCTGATTCTATTTCCTTAACAGAGAAAAAATATCCACATTATAGCGTGGCAAAAATTAGCAAGTTTAATGGGGATTATAATACGAGACTTACGATTGCAAATGAGTATACGGGACAACAAAAATATGTGTATTTAGATAGCAATAATCAAATTGTCGGAGATCAAAACGCAAGTGAAACGTTTGCCAATATAATGCGGGAATTACATAGTTCTCTTTTAGTTGGTGGCACTGTCATCAACTATACTGTAGAACTTGCGGCATGCTGGACAATATTCTTAATTGTGACTGGGTTGTACATGAGTATACGCCAATTCAAAAATACACCGGTATCCAATAAGCGAGAAAAAGCAAAACGACGTCATTCTATTATCGGTATTATATTTACAATTCCACTCGTTCTGCTAGTCGCATCTGGATTGCCATGGTCAGGATTTATGGGTAACCAAATTTATAAAATCGCATCGTCGAATGAATCGCTCGGATATCCGAAATTGTATATGGCGCCGCCTGAATCAAAGGTAAAAGAATTGCCATGGGCAACAAGAAAAGCAGCTCCTCCTGAATCGGATTCAAATGAACCGAAAGCTATTTCTGTCGATGAATTACAAAAAGGAATTGAAATAAAGAAGCCATACGTTATCTCACTACCAGCTGATCCGAAAGGCGTATTCACAGTTTCGAAATCAAGCGGTTCTGGTATTACAGGTATGCATGTTGCACCAAATGAAGAAATAACAGCTTACTTTAATCAATATAGCGGGGAACTCATTTCGAAAACAGACTATCGTGATTATGGATTACTTGCACAATGGTTCACTTACGGTATCCCGCTTCACGAAGGACATTTATTCGGATGGCCAAATAAAATATTATGCTTACTAACGACATTATCTTTATTACTTCTCATTTATTACGGAGTAAAAATGTGGTTAGCAAGAAAGCCGAAAGGAAAATTAGCAGCACCGCCAAAGCAAAGAGATAAGAAAAGCATATTCGTTTTCTTTATCATGATGGTTATACTAGGCGCTGTCATGCCTTTATTCGGACTATCTGTTTTAGTTATTTTTGCGATTGAACTTCTTATATATGTATTTTCAAAAATACGCTCATAG
- a CDS encoding tetraprenyl-beta-curcumene synthase family protein: MNVPSNPITLMAKVYRDVFPVVHHELAMWKERAYHIPNDELHSQAIASIEHKTFHCEGGGILALLANEHREECIRFIVAYQTISDYLDNLCDRSTSLDPNDFAALHESMLMALSPEVEGGGNYYRYRDDQDDGGYLDELVETCQDVLKKTKHYDKIAPVLHELACYYCDLQIHKHVKLEEREPRLKNWFEAHKENLPEMSWFEFSACAGSTLGIFCLVAYAFHDELHDEDIAKIRQGYFPYVQGLHILLDYFIDQEEDRIGGDLNFCSYYENEQVILDRMKHFVEEAEKSIGDLPHAKFHRLISRGLLGIYLSDQKVSAQKNMHKMARRIVKYGGLTSRFFYWNGKMYRKKTAQ; this comes from the coding sequence GTGAACGTACCGAGTAATCCCATAACGCTCATGGCGAAAGTATACCGTGATGTGTTTCCGGTTGTACACCATGAGCTAGCGATGTGGAAAGAGCGTGCCTACCATATTCCGAATGATGAGCTTCATAGTCAGGCAATCGCAAGTATTGAGCATAAAACGTTTCATTGTGAGGGCGGTGGCATTTTAGCTCTGCTAGCAAATGAACACCGAGAAGAATGTATTCGTTTTATCGTAGCGTATCAAACGATCAGCGACTATTTAGATAATTTATGTGATCGCAGTACATCACTTGATCCAAATGATTTTGCCGCACTGCATGAATCGATGTTAATGGCATTATCACCTGAAGTAGAAGGCGGCGGTAATTATTATCGTTATCGTGATGATCAAGATGATGGTGGTTATTTAGATGAACTTGTTGAAACATGCCAAGATGTTTTAAAGAAAACGAAGCACTATGACAAAATTGCTCCTGTTCTTCATGAACTTGCTTGTTATTATTGTGATTTGCAAATTCATAAACACGTGAAATTAGAAGAAAGAGAGCCGCGCCTGAAAAACTGGTTTGAAGCACATAAAGAAAACTTACCTGAGATGAGTTGGTTTGAATTTTCAGCATGTGCCGGTTCTACACTTGGAATTTTCTGTCTTGTCGCATATGCATTTCATGATGAATTACATGATGAAGATATTGCGAAAATTAGACAAGGATACTTCCCTTACGTACAAGGACTTCATATTTTGCTTGATTATTTCATTGATCAAGAAGAAGACCGTATAGGCGGAGATTTAAATTTCTGTAGTTATTACGAAAACGAGCAAGTGATATTAGATCGTATGAAACATTTTGTAGAAGAAGCAGAGAAGAGCATTGGTGATTTGCCTCATGCGAAGTTTCATCGTCTCATAAGCCGAGGATTACTTGGTATTTATTTATCAGACCAAAAAGTATCAGCACAAAAGAATATGCACAAAATGGCACGGCGCATTGTAAAATACGGAGGTCTCACTTCACGATTCTTCTATTGGAACGGGAAGATGTACCGAAAGAAAACGGCGCAGTGA
- a CDS encoding alpha/beta hydrolase, with translation MWNYEAEEAKAVIIIVHGAMEYHGRYEAVAEMWNHIGYHVVMGDLPSHGTTSRNRGHIDSFDEYIEEVKLWVKEARKYRLPIFLFGHSMGGLIVIRMMQETKREDVDGIILSSPCLGVVTGPSAPLQAASKILNIIAPKLQFATNLTVEMSTRNHEVRDAMENDSLFLRKVSVRWYSELIKSIEIAHKKIDDFPDVPLLLMQACEDKLVDKTRVRTWFDNVKISDKAFKEWPNCYHELLNEYERDEILSYIQSFTEMHVNNIVKTNK, from the coding sequence ATGTGGAATTATGAAGCGGAGGAAGCAAAGGCTGTAATCATTATTGTGCACGGCGCGATGGAATATCACGGACGTTACGAGGCTGTTGCAGAAATGTGGAATCATATCGGCTACCACGTCGTGATGGGGGACCTTCCGTCACATGGAACGACTTCAAGAAATAGAGGACATATTGATTCGTTTGATGAATACATAGAGGAAGTTAAATTGTGGGTGAAAGAGGCAAGAAAGTATCGGTTACCTATTTTTCTATTCGGTCATAGTATGGGCGGTCTTATCGTCATTCGTATGATGCAAGAAACGAAGAGAGAAGATGTAGACGGCATTATTTTAAGTTCGCCATGTTTAGGGGTAGTGACTGGACCTTCAGCACCGCTTCAAGCTGCCTCAAAAATATTAAATATTATCGCTCCAAAATTGCAATTTGCAACGAATCTTACAGTGGAAATGTCAACTCGTAATCATGAAGTGAGAGACGCGATGGAGAATGATTCATTGTTCTTGCGCAAAGTATCAGTACGTTGGTATAGTGAATTGATTAAGTCTATCGAAATTGCTCATAAAAAAATAGATGATTTTCCAGATGTTCCGCTCTTGCTAATGCAAGCTTGTGAGGATAAACTTGTAGATAAAACACGTGTCCGCACTTGGTTTGATAATGTTAAAATAAGTGATAAGGCTTTTAAAGAATGGCCGAATTGTTATCACGAGCTATTAAATGAGTATGAGCGTGATGAAATTTTGAGTTATATTCAGTCATTTACTGAAATGCATGTCAATAATATAGTAAAAACAAACAAATAA